Proteins from a genomic interval of Nocardioides jishulii:
- a CDS encoding NAD-dependent epimerase/dehydratase family protein — translation MDVLVLGGTRFVGRALVADALARGWQVTALHRGVTGRLPEGVEPLTADRADPAAFAAAVEGRTWDAVVDTWAGAPRTATANAEALRGRVVRYGYVSSQSVYAWGEHVDESSPPVDADPGLGDEADYAEAKRGAELGILASFDDAVLARAGLILGPHEDIGRLPWWLDRIAAGGEVVAPGRPDRPLQYVDARDLAAYLLDAVSGDLAGPVDVASRSGHATTRTLLEACVAATGSDAVLRWVDEEQLAAAGVEPWVQLPGWVPESGEFEGFLESDTSRAAATGLHCRPVSDTVADTWAWMQGAPRPPQRPDRPVHGLPQEVEQRLLDR, via the coding sequence ATGGACGTACTCGTGCTCGGTGGGACCCGCTTCGTGGGACGGGCGCTGGTCGCCGACGCCCTGGCGCGTGGCTGGCAGGTGACGGCGCTGCACCGGGGAGTGACCGGACGGTTGCCCGAGGGCGTGGAGCCGCTGACGGCCGACCGCGCGGACCCCGCCGCGTTCGCGGCGGCCGTCGAGGGGCGTACGTGGGACGCCGTCGTCGACACCTGGGCGGGAGCGCCACGGACCGCCACCGCGAACGCCGAGGCGTTGCGCGGGCGGGTGGTGCGCTACGGCTACGTCTCCAGCCAGTCGGTCTACGCGTGGGGCGAGCACGTCGACGAGTCCTCGCCGCCGGTCGACGCCGACCCCGGCCTCGGTGACGAGGCGGACTACGCCGAGGCCAAGCGCGGCGCCGAGCTCGGCATCCTCGCCAGCTTCGACGACGCGGTGCTCGCCCGGGCCGGGCTCATCCTCGGGCCGCACGAGGACATCGGGCGACTCCCGTGGTGGCTGGACCGGATCGCCGCCGGGGGAGAGGTCGTGGCGCCGGGTCGCCCCGACCGCCCGTTGCAGTACGTCGACGCGCGCGACCTGGCGGCGTACCTCCTCGACGCGGTGAGCGGAGACCTCGCCGGACCCGTCGACGTCGCCAGCCGCTCGGGGCACGCCACCACGCGTACGTTGCTCGAGGCCTGCGTCGCCGCCACCGGCTCGGACGCCGTTCTGCGCTGGGTCGACGAGGAGCAGCTCGCGGCGGCCGGGGTCGAGCCCTGGGTCCAGCTGCCCGGCTGGGTGCCCGAGAGCGGCGAGTTCGAGGGCTTCCTGGAGTCCGACACCTCCCGCGCCGCGGCCACTGGACTGCACTGCCGCCCGGTCAGCGACACCGTTGCCGACACCTGGGCGTGGATGCAGGGCGCGCCGCGTCCGCCGCAGCGCCCGGACCGGCCCGTCCACGGGCTGCCTCAGGAGGTCGAGCAGCGGCTGCTGGATCGGTAG
- a CDS encoding YdeI/OmpD-associated family protein, whose product MIGTPGGTPEKPALFFSGPEEFRAWLEQNHETAPELWMGLRRKHVADHGLTWAEAVPEALCFGWIDSVAQGIDADTRRQRWTPRRRGSNWSKVNVAHVERLLAEGRMHSAGIAAYEQRREERTGVYAFESDRDDELPAPLLARLEQDPVAAAFWGGAATSYRKVVVHWVTSAKREATVDSRMAMLVEDCRHGRLVKSQRYGDEPAWVRRMRTELGIDDPE is encoded by the coding sequence GTGATCGGAACCCCCGGCGGCACCCCCGAGAAGCCGGCGCTCTTCTTCAGCGGCCCGGAGGAGTTCCGCGCGTGGTTGGAGCAGAACCACGAGACGGCGCCCGAGCTCTGGATGGGGCTGCGGCGCAAGCACGTCGCCGACCACGGACTCACGTGGGCCGAGGCAGTCCCCGAGGCGCTCTGCTTCGGGTGGATCGACTCCGTCGCCCAGGGCATCGACGCCGACACCCGGCGGCAGCGCTGGACTCCACGCCGCCGCGGCAGCAACTGGAGCAAGGTCAACGTCGCCCACGTCGAGCGGCTGCTGGCCGAGGGCCGGATGCATTCGGCGGGCATCGCGGCGTACGAGCAGCGACGCGAGGAGCGCACCGGCGTCTACGCCTTCGAGAGCGACCGCGACGACGAGCTGCCGGCACCGCTCCTCGCGCGGCTGGAGCAGGACCCGGTCGCGGCCGCCTTCTGGGGTGGCGCGGCGACGTCCTACCGCAAGGTGGTCGTGCACTGGGTGACCTCGGCCAAGCGGGAGGCGACGGTCGACTCGCGGATGGCCATGCTGGTCGAGGACTGCCGGCACGGGCGGCTGGTGAAGTCCCAGCGGTACGGCGACGAGCCGGCGTGGGTCCGGCGGATGCGGACCGAGCTGGGGATCGACGACCCCGAGTGA
- the fbaA gene encoding class II fructose-bisphosphate aldolase, translating into MPIASPERYAEMLDAAKSKSFAYPAINVTSSQTLNAALQGFTEAGSDGIIQISTGGADYLSGHSVKNMVTGSAAFAAYAAEVAKNYPVNIALHTDHCPKDKLDGFVRPLIDLSAERVKRGEAPLFQSHMWDGSAVPMEENLVIAEELLAKCAAANIILEIEIGVVGGEEDGIVGAIDEKLYTTPEDALATARALGVGEKGRYMTALTFGNVHGVYKPGNVKLRPEILKFAQEAVASELGLQDGAKPFDLVFHGGSGSTAEEISAAVDYGVVKMNIDTDTQYAFTRPVAAHMFQNYDGVLKVDGEVGNKKLYDPRAWGKAAESSMAARIVEACLNLRSAGTSLGV; encoded by the coding sequence ATGCCCATCGCCAGCCCTGAGCGCTACGCCGAGATGCTGGACGCCGCGAAGTCCAAGTCCTTCGCGTACCCGGCCATCAATGTCACGTCGTCGCAGACCCTCAACGCGGCCCTCCAGGGCTTCACCGAGGCGGGTTCGGACGGCATCATCCAGATCTCCACCGGTGGCGCCGACTACCTCTCCGGCCACTCCGTCAAGAACATGGTGACCGGTTCGGCCGCCTTCGCCGCCTACGCCGCCGAGGTCGCGAAGAACTACCCCGTCAACATCGCGCTGCACACGGACCACTGCCCCAAGGACAAGCTGGACGGCTTCGTACGTCCGCTCATCGACCTCTCCGCCGAGCGCGTCAAGCGCGGCGAGGCCCCGCTCTTCCAGTCGCACATGTGGGACGGCTCCGCCGTGCCGATGGAGGAGAACCTGGTCATCGCCGAGGAGCTGCTGGCCAAGTGCGCCGCGGCCAACATCATCCTCGAGATCGAGATCGGTGTCGTCGGCGGCGAGGAGGACGGCATCGTCGGCGCGATCGACGAGAAGCTCTACACCACCCCCGAGGACGCCCTGGCCACCGCGCGTGCGCTCGGCGTCGGCGAGAAGGGCCGCTACATGACGGCCCTGACCTTCGGCAACGTGCACGGCGTCTACAAGCCCGGCAACGTCAAGCTGCGCCCCGAGATCCTCAAGTTCGCCCAGGAGGCCGTTGCCTCCGAGCTCGGTCTCCAGGACGGCGCGAAGCCCTTCGACCTGGTCTTCCACGGCGGTTCCGGCTCCACGGCCGAGGAGATCTCTGCCGCCGTCGACTACGGCGTCGTGAAGATGAACATCGACACCGACACCCAGTACGCGTTCACCCGCCCGGTGGCCGCGCACATGTTCCAGAACTACGACGGCGTGCTGAAGGTGGACGGCGAGGTCGGCAACAAGAAGCTCTACGACCCCCGCGCCTGGGGCAAGGCGGCCGAGTCGAGCATGGCCGCCCGCATCGTCGAGGCCTGCCTGAACCTGCGCTCGGCCGGCACCTCGCTGGGCGTGTGA
- a CDS encoding MFS transporter → MSQVQGVATPERRDETLENPWPALWALVAGFFMLMVDTSILTVATPALLTDLGADVNAAIWVTSAYLLAYAVPLLITGRLGDRYGPKRIYLLGLVVFTASSLWCGLSNDVGTLVAARAVQGVGAAMMTPQTMAVITRIFPSARRGQAMALWGATAGAATLIGPILGGFLVGAWGWEWIFFINVPVGVVAFVAAVRLVPDLATHPHRFDWVGVALFGTGMFCVVFGIQESQQYDWGRIWGYVTVWRLIIGGIGLLALFIYWQSRNRTEPLLPLALFRDRNFTISNIAITMVAFSFMTMGFPLMLYAQAVRGWSPLQAGLLMAPLALGSIVLARTVGNLTDRQHPRVLTVFGFGSAAVAVSALALVIDANTSIWLAVAAMTLLGIGSAFLWGPLSATANRNLPMHQAGAGAGIYNTTRQIGSTLGAAVAAVVIDWRLHAYGLTASGGGEAGLRAAQPIDPSLAADYSAALAQTLWVIPITLTIGLVACLFLELPRHLARRE, encoded by the coding sequence GTGAGTCAGGTGCAGGGAGTCGCCACCCCCGAGCGGCGCGACGAGACGCTGGAGAACCCCTGGCCCGCGCTGTGGGCGCTGGTCGCGGGCTTCTTCATGCTCATGGTCGACACCTCGATCCTCACCGTGGCGACCCCTGCCCTGCTCACCGACCTCGGCGCCGACGTCAACGCCGCCATCTGGGTGACGAGCGCCTACCTGCTCGCCTACGCGGTGCCGCTGCTGATCACCGGTCGCCTCGGTGACCGCTACGGGCCGAAGCGGATCTACCTCCTCGGCCTGGTCGTCTTCACCGCCTCGTCGCTGTGGTGCGGTTTGTCGAACGACGTCGGCACCCTGGTTGCGGCCCGCGCCGTGCAGGGTGTCGGCGCGGCGATGATGACGCCGCAGACGATGGCCGTGATCACCCGAATCTTCCCCTCCGCCCGCCGCGGCCAGGCGATGGCGCTGTGGGGCGCCACCGCGGGTGCGGCGACCCTGATCGGCCCGATCCTGGGTGGCTTCCTGGTCGGCGCCTGGGGATGGGAGTGGATCTTCTTCATCAACGTGCCGGTGGGCGTGGTCGCCTTCGTCGCCGCCGTACGTCTGGTCCCCGACCTCGCCACCCACCCCCACCGCTTCGACTGGGTGGGAGTCGCGCTCTTCGGGACGGGCATGTTCTGCGTGGTCTTCGGCATCCAGGAGAGCCAGCAGTACGACTGGGGGCGCATCTGGGGCTACGTGACCGTCTGGCGGCTCATCATCGGCGGCATCGGCCTGCTGGCGCTCTTCATCTACTGGCAGTCGCGCAACCGCACGGAGCCGCTGCTCCCGCTCGCACTCTTCCGCGACCGCAACTTCACGATCTCCAACATCGCCATCACGATGGTCGCCTTCTCGTTCATGACGATGGGCTTCCCGCTCATGCTCTACGCCCAGGCCGTACGTGGCTGGTCGCCCCTCCAGGCGGGCCTGCTGATGGCGCCCCTCGCGCTGGGCTCGATCGTGCTCGCCCGCACGGTGGGCAACCTGACCGACCGCCAGCACCCACGGGTGCTGACCGTCTTCGGCTTCGGCAGCGCCGCCGTCGCGGTCTCGGCACTGGCGCTCGTGATCGACGCCAACACCTCGATCTGGCTGGCCGTGGCCGCCATGACGTTGCTGGGCATCGGCTCGGCCTTCCTGTGGGGTCCGTTGTCGGCGACCGCCAACCGCAACCTGCCGATGCACCAGGCCGGGGCGGGTGCGGGCATCTACAACACCACCCGTCAGATCGGCTCCACGCTGGGTGCGGCGGTCGCGGCCGTGGTCATCGACTGGCGGCTGCACGCGTACGGCCTGACTGCCTCCGGCGGCGGCGAGGCCGGCCTGCGCGCGGCCCAGCCCATCGACCCGTCCTTGGCCGCCGACTACTCGGCCGCGCTGGCCCAGACGCTGTGGGTCATCCCGATCACCCTCACGATCGGTCTGGTCGCCTGCCTCTTCCTCGAGCTGCCGCGTCACCTCGCCCGGCGGGAATGA
- a CDS encoding DUF3151 domain-containing protein produces MPHVDLMAGPPPTHLPEDPAAAELEAGASPAAVVRSHPESPIAWATLAEQARDAGADDVTVYAYSRVGYHRSLDMLRRNGWKGHGPVPWEHEPNRGFLRALALLALSARAIGENAEWERCSEFLRDSSPAAYDALLG; encoded by the coding sequence ATGCCTCACGTCGACCTCATGGCGGGACCCCCGCCCACCCACCTCCCCGAAGACCCTGCCGCCGCCGAGCTGGAGGCTGGCGCCTCGCCGGCCGCGGTGGTCCGCAGCCACCCCGAGTCCCCGATCGCCTGGGCGACGCTGGCCGAGCAGGCCCGCGACGCCGGCGCCGACGACGTCACCGTCTACGCCTACTCCCGCGTCGGCTACCACCGCTCGCTGGACATGCTGCGCCGCAACGGCTGGAAGGGCCATGGCCCGGTGCCGTGGGAGCACGAGCCCAACCGCGGCTTCCTGCGTGCGCTGGCGCTGCTGGCCCTCTCGGCCCGCGCGATCGGTGAGAACGCCGAGTGGGAGCGCTGCTCGGAGTTCCTGCGCGACTCCAGCCCTGCTGCGTACGACGCCCTCCTGGGCTGA
- the lysS gene encoding lysine--tRNA ligase: protein MSSDVQPQPTPDARPPAEQAGEKQGKGRGRGKGRGDQPPTDWVTRAADEAVRHADGRELVTCASGASPSGPVHLGNLREFLTVHFVADELRRRGVKTRHLHSWDDYDRFRKVPAGVDPSWAEHIGRPLSAVPDPWDCHTSWAEHFKAPLRAALAELGVEMEEISQTEMYRSGAYRDQILLAIRERHGIESVLARYRTKAAPAASEEGVEAAESTESTMEQDAVEAVPGPVGTEDLSRFPYKPYCRSCGRDTTTLLSYDDETTDLSYACTACAYEGVTNVATQDEGKLVWKVDWPMRWTYEGVDFEPGGADHATPGSSYTVGKDVVKVFGGRAPSFVAYGFVGFAGMQKMSSSAGGVPTAADALKILEPSILRWLYVRRAPKQTFSIDFGPEVVRLYDEWDALTKKAADPAKRDVAVLAHERAAATASGPLPVSAVQVPFRTLSSVADVTAGSAELISQVISSVGFPHDSVGDLQPRLAKAMQWTAEFVPAEERTTVRETPDTERLASLSADEQRWLDLLVDNLPAELTQDEVTTVVYGVPKLAHGLAVDAAPTDEVKADQKTFFKLLYNLLVDADRGPRLPTLVVALGAEKVRTLLGR, encoded by the coding sequence GTGTCTTCCGACGTCCAGCCCCAGCCCACCCCCGACGCGCGGCCTCCGGCCGAGCAGGCGGGTGAGAAGCAGGGCAAGGGCCGTGGACGCGGCAAGGGCCGTGGCGACCAGCCGCCGACCGACTGGGTGACCCGGGCCGCCGACGAGGCGGTGCGCCACGCCGACGGCCGCGAGCTGGTCACCTGCGCGTCCGGTGCCTCCCCCTCCGGCCCCGTGCACCTGGGCAACCTGCGCGAGTTCCTCACCGTGCACTTCGTCGCCGACGAGCTGCGTCGTCGCGGGGTGAAGACGCGTCACCTGCACAGCTGGGACGACTACGACCGCTTCCGCAAGGTGCCGGCCGGGGTCGACCCCTCGTGGGCCGAACACATCGGGCGCCCGCTGAGCGCCGTGCCGGACCCGTGGGACTGCCACACCTCGTGGGCCGAGCACTTCAAGGCGCCGTTGCGCGCCGCGCTCGCCGAGCTCGGGGTCGAGATGGAGGAGATCTCCCAGACCGAGATGTACCGCTCGGGCGCCTACCGCGACCAGATCCTGCTGGCGATCCGCGAGCGGCACGGCATCGAGTCGGTGCTCGCCCGCTATCGCACCAAGGCTGCCCCGGCAGCGTCCGAGGAGGGCGTCGAGGCGGCTGAGTCGACAGAGTCGACGATGGAGCAGGACGCGGTCGAGGCCGTCCCCGGCCCCGTGGGCACCGAGGACCTGAGCCGCTTCCCCTACAAGCCCTACTGCCGCAGCTGTGGCCGCGACACCACGACGCTCCTCTCCTACGACGACGAGACCACCGACCTGTCCTACGCCTGCACTGCCTGCGCGTACGAGGGCGTCACCAACGTCGCCACCCAGGACGAGGGCAAGCTGGTCTGGAAGGTCGACTGGCCGATGCGCTGGACCTACGAGGGCGTCGACTTCGAGCCCGGTGGCGCCGACCACGCGACTCCCGGGTCGTCCTACACCGTCGGCAAGGACGTCGTGAAGGTCTTCGGCGGCCGGGCGCCGTCGTTCGTCGCCTACGGCTTCGTCGGCTTCGCCGGCATGCAGAAGATGTCGTCGTCCGCCGGTGGCGTGCCGACCGCCGCCGACGCGCTGAAGATCCTCGAGCCGTCGATCCTGCGCTGGCTGTACGTGCGCCGCGCGCCCAAGCAGACCTTCAGCATCGACTTCGGCCCCGAGGTCGTGCGGCTCTACGACGAGTGGGACGCCCTGACCAAGAAGGCCGCCGACCCCGCCAAGCGCGACGTCGCCGTGCTGGCCCACGAGCGCGCTGCCGCGACCGCCAGTGGTCCGCTGCCCGTCAGCGCGGTGCAGGTGCCCTTCCGCACGCTGTCGTCGGTCGCCGACGTGACCGCCGGTTCGGCCGAGCTGATCAGCCAGGTCATCTCGTCGGTCGGCTTCCCGCACGACTCCGTCGGCGACCTCCAGCCGCGTCTGGCCAAGGCGATGCAGTGGACAGCCGAGTTCGTGCCGGCGGAAGAGCGTACGACCGTGCGCGAGACCCCCGACACCGAGCGACTCGCGTCGCTGTCGGCCGACGAGCAGCGCTGGCTCGACCTGCTGGTCGACAACCTGCCGGCCGAGCTCACCCAGGACGAGGTCACCACGGTGGTCTACGGCGTACCGAAGCTGGCCCACGGGCTCGCCGTCGACGCCGCCCCGACCGACGAGGTGAAGGCCGACCAGAAGACCTTCTTCAAGCTCCTCTACAACCTGCTGGTCGACGCGGACCGTGGTCCGCGCCTGCCGACGCTGGTCGTGGCGCTGGGTGCGGAGAAGGTGCGGACGCTGCTCGGTCGCTGA
- a CDS encoding DNA-binding response regulator gives MPQDLFGTSLGLTPHVERFYREVMGADGSRVEQAAAALLMPVERFLEELQPLVDLGVSNVTDGVLTVLPPRQAVGVYLERHAEAMVESAKVIARASSAVRYLDPAPARTTVGSETLNAEVVHGAAPVQLMETWVAESAGEVMLLRPDQWRLPSESRMAAASGRASAQGRRVRAIYPVRALHQARSTLMDRHASGEEVRLLPEVPSRMAIVGDDRALIPEHPGLTNVRAVVLRDAGIVAPLRLYFEELWKQAVALPVFDAHDVRQDARRLLLSEMADGARDEQIARTLGIGLRTVRRRIATLMLELGAETRFQAGVEAVRRGWV, from the coding sequence ATGCCCCAGGACCTTTTCGGCACCTCCCTCGGCCTCACTCCCCACGTCGAGCGTTTCTACCGCGAGGTCATGGGGGCCGACGGTTCGCGCGTGGAGCAGGCGGCAGCCGCACTCCTGATGCCCGTCGAGCGCTTCCTGGAGGAGCTCCAGCCCTTGGTCGACCTGGGTGTGAGCAACGTCACCGACGGCGTCCTCACTGTTCTGCCGCCACGCCAGGCCGTCGGCGTCTACCTCGAGCGTCATGCGGAAGCCATGGTCGAGTCGGCCAAGGTCATCGCCCGTGCCTCGAGCGCGGTGCGCTACCTGGACCCTGCGCCTGCCCGGACGACCGTGGGGAGCGAGACCCTCAACGCCGAGGTGGTCCACGGTGCCGCGCCGGTGCAGCTCATGGAGACCTGGGTCGCCGAGAGTGCGGGTGAGGTGATGCTCCTGCGTCCCGACCAGTGGCGCCTGCCCAGCGAGTCGAGGATGGCCGCCGCATCAGGTCGCGCTTCCGCCCAGGGACGCCGGGTGCGGGCGATCTACCCGGTGCGCGCCCTGCACCAGGCGCGGTCGACCCTGATGGACCGTCACGCGTCGGGCGAGGAGGTCCGCCTCCTGCCGGAGGTGCCGAGTCGCATGGCGATCGTGGGCGACGACCGGGCACTCATCCCCGAGCACCCGGGGTTGACCAACGTACGTGCGGTCGTGCTGCGCGACGCCGGCATCGTCGCGCCCCTGCGGCTCTACTTCGAGGAGCTGTGGAAGCAGGCCGTGGCGTTGCCGGTCTTCGACGCCCACGACGTACGCCAGGACGCCCGACGCCTGCTGCTCTCCGAGATGGCCGACGGGGCCCGCGACGAGCAGATCGCCCGCACGCTCGGCATCGGGTTGCGGACCGTGCGGCGGCGCATCGCCACCCTGATGCTCGAGCTCGGCGCCGAGACCCGCTTCCAGGCCGGCGTCGAGGCCGTACGTCGCGGCTGGGTCTGA
- a CDS encoding diacylglycerol/lipid kinase family protein, whose protein sequence is MERLLVITNSGAGTADEENLEAPLSVLRSAYAVEVVATASLDDLDDALAGADGRTVVVAGGDGSLHAVVQTLHTRGELADNTLALLPLGTGNDFARTVGLPLVADEAARALMKGTVRPVDLVVADDGTVVVNHVHLGAGAQAARFGADWKEKLGSAGVGKLNLGKLGYPIGALQAAASEPVRVRIEVDGEEVADEEVLMVALGNGASVGGGAELTPDADVSDGRIDVMVSTANGPLARWAYAAAIARGDHQDRDDVTALHGTTVRITGEKFWTSADGELSGPHTERTWRVERGAFRMLLP, encoded by the coding sequence ATGGAGCGACTGCTGGTCATCACCAACTCGGGCGCCGGGACAGCTGACGAGGAGAACCTCGAGGCTCCGCTCTCGGTGCTGCGCAGCGCCTACGCGGTCGAAGTCGTCGCCACGGCCTCCCTCGACGACCTCGACGACGCCCTTGCCGGTGCGGACGGTCGTACGGTCGTGGTCGCCGGCGGCGACGGCAGCCTGCACGCCGTCGTGCAGACGCTCCACACCCGCGGGGAGCTGGCCGACAACACCCTTGCCCTGCTCCCCCTCGGCACCGGCAACGACTTCGCCCGCACCGTCGGCCTGCCGCTGGTCGCCGACGAGGCCGCCCGCGCGCTCATGAAGGGCACCGTCCGCCCCGTCGACCTGGTCGTCGCCGACGACGGGACCGTCGTCGTCAACCACGTCCACCTCGGGGCTGGCGCACAGGCCGCGCGCTTCGGCGCGGACTGGAAGGAGAAGCTCGGCTCGGCCGGGGTCGGCAAGCTCAACCTCGGCAAGCTGGGCTACCCGATCGGCGCCCTGCAGGCCGCCGCCTCCGAGCCCGTGAGGGTCCGCATCGAGGTCGACGGCGAGGAGGTCGCCGACGAGGAGGTCCTCATGGTGGCCCTCGGCAACGGCGCCTCGGTGGGCGGCGGCGCGGAGCTCACCCCCGACGCGGACGTGAGCGACGGACGCATCGACGTCATGGTGTCGACGGCCAACGGGCCGCTGGCCCGGTGGGCGTACGCCGCGGCGATCGCGCGCGGCGACCACCAGGACCGCGACGACGTGACCGCCCTCCACGGCACGACCGTGCGGATCACCGGCGAGAAGTTCTGGACCTCCGCCGACGGCGAGCTGAGCGGGCCGCACACCGAGCGGACCTGGCGCGTGGAGCGCGGCGCGTTCCGGATGCTGCTGCCCTGA
- a CDS encoding adenylosuccinate synthase has product MPAIMVLGAQWGDEGKGKATDLLASETDSIDYVVRTSGGHNAGHTIVVNGEKFATHLLPSGILTPGATCVIANGVVVSPEALFRELDLLLDRGVELAPLVVSANAHVIASYHSTIDKVTERFLGKNQIGTTGRGIGPAYADKINRVGIRVADLFDEGILREKVEAALDTRNHLLTKVFNRRAIEVDAVVEELLSYTERLRPMVADTSLLLNRALDEGKTVLFEGAQATMLDVDHGTYPFVTSSNPVAGGVCVGAGIGPTRVDRIIGVIKAYTTRVGSGPFPTELFDSDGEALQRIGGEIGVSTGRTRRCGWYDAVIARYATRVNGLTEFFLTKLDVLTGWEKIPVCVAYEIDGVRHDEMPMTQTEFHHAKPVYEYLDGWTEDISGCRTFDELPATAQAYVKRLEELSGSPIWAVGVGPGREQTVVVHPE; this is encoded by the coding sequence ATGCCCGCGATCATGGTTCTGGGTGCCCAGTGGGGCGACGAGGGCAAGGGCAAGGCGACCGACCTGCTCGCCTCCGAGACCGACAGCATTGACTACGTCGTACGCACGAGCGGGGGTCACAACGCCGGGCACACGATCGTGGTCAACGGCGAGAAGTTCGCCACGCACCTGCTCCCGAGCGGCATCCTGACCCCGGGCGCGACCTGCGTCATCGCCAACGGCGTCGTCGTCTCCCCCGAGGCGCTCTTCCGTGAGCTCGACCTGCTGCTCGACCGCGGCGTCGAGCTGGCGCCGCTGGTGGTGAGCGCCAACGCCCACGTCATCGCCTCCTACCACTCGACGATCGACAAGGTCACCGAGCGCTTCCTCGGCAAGAACCAGATCGGCACCACCGGGCGTGGCATCGGTCCCGCCTACGCCGACAAGATCAACCGGGTGGGCATCCGCGTCGCCGACCTCTTCGACGAGGGCATCCTGCGCGAGAAGGTCGAGGCTGCCCTCGACACCCGCAACCACCTGCTGACCAAGGTCTTCAACCGGCGCGCGATCGAGGTCGATGCCGTGGTCGAGGAGCTGCTCTCCTACACCGAGCGCCTGCGTCCGATGGTCGCCGACACCTCGTTGCTGCTCAACCGCGCGCTCGACGAGGGCAAGACGGTGCTCTTCGAGGGCGCCCAGGCCACGATGCTCGACGTCGACCACGGCACCTATCCCTTCGTCACCTCGTCCAACCCAGTCGCTGGCGGCGTCTGCGTGGGCGCGGGGATCGGCCCCACCCGGGTCGATCGGATCATCGGTGTCATCAAGGCCTACACGACCCGTGTCGGCTCGGGCCCCTTCCCGACCGAGCTCTTCGACTCCGACGGCGAGGCGCTGCAGCGCATCGGCGGCGAGATCGGGGTCTCGACCGGACGTACGCGGCGCTGCGGCTGGTACGACGCTGTCATCGCGCGCTACGCCACCCGCGTCAACGGCCTCACCGAGTTCTTCCTCACCAAGCTCGACGTGCTCACCGGCTGGGAGAAGATCCCGGTCTGCGTCGCGTACGAGATCGACGGGGTGCGCCACGACGAGATGCCGATGACGCAGACCGAGTTCCACCACGCGAAGCCGGTCTACGAGTACCTCGACGGCTGGACCGAGGACATCTCCGGCTGCCGCACGTTCGACGAGCTGCCCGCCACCGCGCAGGCCTACGTCAAGCGTCTCGAGGAGCTCTCGGGCAGCCCCATCTGGGCGGTCGGCGTGGGTCCTGGTCGCGAGCAGACGGTGGTCGTCCACCCGGAGTGA
- a CDS encoding TetR/AcrR family transcriptional regulator has translation MSGAERSYGGRSATERAATRRAQLVAATVELLAREGESGTTMTAICAEAGLTERYFYESFAHRDEAMVAALDAVASEITDVALAAIAASAPDPRAQVTAAITAVVDLFGDAPTKGRVAVVESTGNAALRARRRQALADFADLVGDQAQHIFGGAAWPAQRTRLNGLLFAAGFAEVLASWLTGAVTLSRQELVELGSDLIHAVQQRP, from the coding sequence GTGAGCGGAGCCGAGCGCAGCTACGGGGGCAGGTCAGCGACCGAGCGCGCCGCCACGCGACGCGCCCAGCTGGTGGCCGCGACGGTCGAGCTGCTGGCCCGCGAGGGTGAGTCCGGCACGACGATGACCGCGATCTGCGCCGAAGCAGGGCTCACCGAACGCTACTTCTACGAGTCCTTCGCCCACCGTGACGAGGCCATGGTGGCCGCGCTCGACGCGGTCGCCTCCGAGATCACCGACGTCGCCCTGGCCGCGATCGCCGCCAGCGCCCCGGACCCCCGGGCGCAGGTCACGGCTGCCATCACTGCGGTGGTGGATCTCTTCGGTGACGCCCCGACGAAGGGGCGGGTGGCGGTCGTGGAGTCGACGGGCAACGCCGCCCTGCGGGCGCGCCGGCGTCAGGCGCTCGCCGACTTCGCAGACCTGGTGGGCGACCAGGCGCAGCACATCTTCGGCGGTGCTGCCTGGCCCGCGCAGCGCACCCGGCTCAACGGACTGCTCTTCGCCGCCGGTTTCGCCGAGGTGCTCGCCTCCTGGCTGACCGGGGCGGTGACCTTGAGCCGCCAGGAGCTGGTCGAGCTGGGCAGCGACCTGATCCACGCCGTCCAGCAACGCCCCTGA